The Haliaeetus albicilla chromosome 19, bHalAlb1.1, whole genome shotgun sequence genome has a segment encoding these proteins:
- the PARP11 gene encoding protein mono-ADP-ribosyltransferase PARP11, whose translation MWGAGPGWAADAEMLQRTSEDFFPKMESSVEEMDTSDTQWGWFYLAECGKWHMFQTDSNSHCSVSSEDIERSFRTNPHGSVSFTTAKFNYTLDFAVMKQTNLTTLKQRPIKRAPFSISAFSFICENEAIPMPSHWENVNSEEPYQLIPLQKKTNEYNEVSSLFGKTMDSHRIKRIKRIQNLDLWEFFCRKKAQLKKKRGVPTINEQMLFHGTSNEFVEAICIHNFDWRINGMHAAVYGKGTYFARDASYSSRFCKEDMKHGDTFQIHGVNLQPHLHRPDKVMFLARVLTGDYINGDSKYMRPPSKDGSFVNLYDSCVDNTWNPKIFVIFDANQIYPEYLIEFC comes from the exons ATGTGGGGAGCAGGCCCGGGGTGGGCGGCCGATGCG GAAATGCTTCAAAGAAcatcagaagatttttttccaaagatggAAAGTTCAGTTGAAGAGATGGATACCTCTGATACCCAGTGGGGCTGGTTTTATTTGGCTGAGTGTGGTAAATGGCATATGTTTCAG ACCGATTCAAACAGTCATTGCTCTGTTAGCAGTGAAGATATTGAAAGGAGCTTCCGAACAAACCCACATGgttctgtttcttttactaCTGCAAAATTTAACTACACACTAGACTTTGCAG TGATGAAACAAACCAACCTAACTACCCTTAAGCAACGTCCAATAAAGAGAGCTCCCTTTTCTATCAGTGCTTTCAg ttTCATCTGTGAAAATGAGGCTATCCCTATGCCTTCACACTGGGAGAATGTAAATAGTGAGGAACCATACCAG cttattccattgcaaaagaaaacaaatgaatatAATGAAGTTTCTAGTCTCTTTGGAAAAACAATGGATAGCCACCGAATTAAAAGAATTAAGAGAATACAAAATCTAGACTTGTGGGAGTTTTTTTGCAG GAAAAAAGCTcagctaaagaagaaaagaggtgtCCCAACTATTAATGAGCAGATGTTATTTCACGGCACCAGTAATGAATTTGTAGAAGCAATATGCATTCATAACTTTGACTGGAGAATAAATGGGATGCATGCTGCTGTATATGgaaaag ggACATATTTCGCAAGAGATGCATCATATTCCAGTCGTTTCTGCAAAGAGGACATGAAGCATGGAGATACTTTTCAAATTCATGGTGTGAATCTGCAGCCTCATCTGCATAGACCAGATAAAGTCATGTTTCTTGCTCGTGTATTAACTGGTGACTATATCAATGGTGATTCAAAATACATGAGGCCTCCTTCAAAAGATGGAAGTTTTGTGAACTTGTATGACAGCTGTGTGGATAACACCTGGAACCCAAAGATCTTTGTTATCTTTGATGCCAACCAAATCTACCCTGAATACTTAATAGAATTTTGTTAA